Proteins encoded in a region of the Podarcis muralis chromosome 6, rPodMur119.hap1.1, whole genome shotgun sequence genome:
- the MCAT gene encoding malonyl-CoA-acyl carrier protein transacylase, mitochondrial, producing the protein MATSAAPRLLPPGLSAGRALLFPALRRWLSRGGAPRPPGAGEAASAAGLLRDAAAEEEAPRSGPGGKARRAPEEASVLLFPGQGSQFVGMGRGLLRYPNVRELYRLAEGVLGYDLLGLCCEGPGAQLERTVHSQPAVFVSSLAAVEKLHQEQPRVVESCVAAAGFSIGEYAALVFAGAIDYAEALYAVKVRAEAMQEASEAVPSGMLSVIGRHNSNYVTACLEAREYCKSLGIENPVCEVSNYLFPGSRVIAGHLQALEFLQQNSKKYSFVRVKMLPVSGAFHTQLMEPAVGPLSEALNSINIQKPLIPVYSNVENRRYTEPKQIQRLLVKQLVSPVKWEQTMHAIYERKKGVGFPYTYEVGPGKQLGTILKGCNLKAWKFYKHIDVSEDEKA; encoded by the exons ATGGCGACCTCCGCCGCGCCGcgcctgctgccgccgggccTCTCGGCAGGCCGCGCTCTCCTCTTCCCGGCCCTGCGGCGATGGCTCAGCCGAGGCGGAGCCCCGAGGCCCCCCGGCGCGGGGGAGGCGGCGAGCGCGGCGGGGCTCTTGCGGGacgcggcggcggaggaggaggcgccgCGGTCGGGGCCTGGCGGGAAGGCGCGCCGGGCTCCCGAGGAGGCTTCGGTGCTGCTCTTCCCCGGCCAGGGCAGCCAGTTCGTGGGGATGGGCCGCGGCCTCCTGCGCTACCCGAACGTGCGGGAGCTGTACCGCCTGGCCGAGGGCGTCCTGGGCTACGACCTGCTCGGCCTCTGCTGCGAAGGGCCCGGCGCCCAGCTGGAGCGCACCGTGCACAGCCAGCCCGCCGTCTTCGTCAGCTCCCTGGCCGCCGTGGAGAAGCTGCACCAGGAGCAGCCCAGG GTAGTGGAGAGCTGTGTGGCAGCTGCTGGATTCAGCATTGGAGAATATGCAGCCCTTGTTTTTGCAGGAGCCATAGACTATGCAGAAG cCTTATATGCAGTGAAGGTGCGTGCTGAAGCCATGCAGGAGGCATCGGAAGCTGTCCCAAGTGGAATGTTATCTGTTATTGGCCGGCATAATTCAAATTATGTCACTGCTTGCTTGGAAGCTCGTGAATATTGCAAGTCATTGGGCATTGAAAATCCTGTATGTGAAGTTTCAAACTACTTGTTTCCAGGCAGCAGAGTCATTGCAGGACATTTGCAg GCTTTGGAGTTTTTGCAGCAAAATTCGAAAAAATACTCATTTGTGAGAGTGaaaatgctgccagtcagtggtgcTTTTCATACACAACTTATGGAACCAGCAGTGGGACCTTTGTCTGAAGCCCTCAACTCAATTAATATCCAGAAGCCTCTCATACCTGTCTATTCAAATGTGGAAAACCGGAGATACACTGAACCGAAACAGATCCAGCGCTTGTTAGTGAAGCAGTTGGTTTCACCAGTGAAATGGGAGCAGACGATGCATGCCATCtatgaaaggaaaaaaggagtAGGATTTCCTTATACTTATGAAGTGGGGCCTGGGAAACAGCTAGGAACAATCCTAAAAGGCTGCAATTTGAAGGCCTGGAAGTTCTATAAACATATTGATGTTTCAGAAGATGAAAAAGCATAG